The Elusimicrobiota bacterium genome segment AATTGAAAGGCTTCATCGCCGCCGTCCTCGTTCAATCGGGGCGCATCGATAGCAGCAAGGCGAACGGTCTCTTCGATATGAGTTTTAAATCCTAAATCGATGTTCACGTCAAAGGTGTCGCCGTCAATTACCTTAAGGATCGTGACCCGGTAGATATAGGGACCCCCTTCTGGGCGAGCCAATTGCTTGACCTTTTTCGCTGTTGATTCGAAATGACTGAGAGCGATATGGTCTGCTTGTATCGCTTTAACTAACTCGTCGCGGGTCCATTGGTGTTTCTCCGCTTCCCGTTGATAGAAGTTTCGCTCCTTGGGACCCGGAAGGGCCAATAGCTCGCGAACATGGGACCAAGTCAGGTTCGTTTCAGGGACTCCCTTGGGGTAAGCTAGATAGAACTGAACGCAACGAACCAGGGTTGTGCGGTCTATGTTAAGCTGCTTCGCCATGCTTTCCAGGACGGACTCGCCGTATCCAGCGGTCTGTTCCAAGTCCTCCTTCTCAATGCGGGCGCCTATCAGGTGGTAGGTCTCCAATAGAACCCGGCCGATGGCAGCTTGTGCCCTTGCACGCCCTTCATCCAGCTATGCTGCTCCCCATTAAGGCCGGGGTCCTGCTAAGAGAGTAAAATGGGGCTGAGACCCGAACCGAGGAGACTCAGCCATGAAACGAAGAGAATGGGACCCGAAGAAGCCATGATCGTCCTCCAAGGACTACGCGGTAAAGCCATCGCGGACCTGTGTAGCGAACACCAAATCAGCCAGGCCCAGTATTACCAGTGGCGTGACCACTTTTGGCCAATACCGACCGCATCTTTGACAAACACCCCGACAAAAAAGTTTCGACTCCAGGAGGAGAACGCCCGGCTCAAGCACATGATCGGGGAGCTCACGATGGAGTTAAAAAAACGAAATCGAGCTCAGGAGCTCGGGCTTTGAGGCAGCCGTCCTGTTCCGTCACCCAGCGCAACCAGGACATCGTTAAAAGATCAAGAACCTGAAATCGGATCACCTTCTGGGGATACCGGCGGATCTGGGCCCGGCTCAAATACGATGAGCACACGAACATCAACAAAGCGCGTCCTGCGTTTGATGCGTCGCCATGACCTCTTGGTGAAGCCCAACCTGCGCCTTAAAGCCAAGAGGACGTCGTCGAGGAGCAAGCCCGTCGCCGTCCGCCCCAACGAATGGTGGGGCATCGATATGACCAAGGTCCTGATCCAATCTACGGCTGGATCTACGTCGTCTTGGTGTTGGACTGGTATACCAAGACGATCGTGGGTTATTACGCCGGACCCCAGGCCAAAACCCAGCACTGGTTGATGGCGCTAAACATGGCGGTCAATCGGCGGTTCCCCATGGGAGTCGTCGCGGTCAGGACGTCAAGCTCATGAGCGACAATGGCTGCCAGCCCACGTCCCGGGTTTCAGAAGGCCTGCAACGCCTTGGGGATTACCCAG includes the following:
- a CDS encoding thermonuclease family protein, with the protein product MEQTAGYGESVLESMAKQLNIDRTTLVRCVQFYLAYPKGVPETNLTWSHVRELLALPGPKERNFYQREAEKHQWTRDELVKAIQADHIALSHFESTAKKVKQLARPEGGPYIYRVTILKVIDGDTFDVNIDLGFKTHIEETVRLAAIDAPRLNEDGGDEAFQFVRDQMAKAKTIVVRTGKEDRHGRYVMHVFYSLEDDADKEQVFQHGRWLNQEMLDRGLARVY
- a CDS encoding transposase; translated protein: MIVLQGLRGKAIADLCSEHQISQAQYYQWRDHFWPIPTASLTNTPTKKFRLQEENARLKHMIGELTMELKKRNRAQELGL